ACAGCGGCGAGTACACCGTCATCGCGACGAGCTACCCGCCGGTGGCCACGGCCCTGAGCGTGGGCGTGCGCGGTGTCGACGACCACGACATCGAGCTGGCCCACCCGGGCGAGTAGCCGGACCCCGGCCCGCGGGGCGCGCCCCGAGCGGAGGCGCGCCCCGCGGGCCGGCCATTTTCGAACGATCTCGACATGCTTGGCAGGGAGAAAACGGGATGGGACTGACCGCACGGATCCTCACGCGCGACGGATGGGCCGTGTCGCACGCGGTCGTCACGGTGACCGACATGACGGGCACGCAGGTGGTCCGCGCCGAGGCCGACGCCGAGGGAGCCGTACGCGACACGACCGCGCTCGCGCCGGGGGCGTACACCGTCATAGTCACCGCGGTCGGCTACGCGCCCAGCGCGTCGAGCGCGATCGTCACGGCCGGTGGACGCACCGAGGTCGGCAAGGTCGTCCTCGCCCGTCAGGGAGGTACGGAGCTGCCGCCGCCGGGGCCGTGGACGATCGACCCGGCGCACTCCTCCGTGGGCGCCGTCGCACAGCACCTGGGCATCTCCAGCGTGCACGGGCGGTTCACCGAGTTCACCGGCCGGATCGAGATCTCCCCGGACGCGGTGTCCGCGTCCCGTGTGGAGGCGAGGATCGGCGCCGCTTCCATCGACACGGGCAACGACCTGCGCGACGGCCACCTGAAGTCGCCCGACTTCCTGGACGTGGAGACCTACCCCGAGCTCTCGTACCGCTCGACGGGCCTGACGCCCGCCGGGTCCGACCGTTGGACCGTGCACGGCGAGCTGACCATGCGCGGCGTCGTACGGCCCGTGGACCTGGACCTCGCCTACCTGGGCACCGGCGCCGACCCGTGGGGCGGCACGCGCGCCGCGTTCCGCGCCACCGCGGACCTCCACCGCGAGGACTTCGCGATGAACTACAACCAGGTGGTGCGGGCGGGCATCGCCGCCATCGGGACGACGCTGAAGGTGGAGCTGGACATCCAGGCGGTACAGGGCGAGTCGCTGCCGCAGGCGTAGCGGGCAACGCCCGCCGTCTCCGAGCGCGCCCCTCTCGCCCGGCGGGCCCGCGTCCGGCCGCGCAGCGGGTGCGCGGTACGCCCGGATGGGGGAAGCTGATCAGGGCTACGGCAGTACCGATGTCGGGACGGCCCGGTCAAGGAGGGTCTTGTGGTCACTTCAGGAGACGGCGGGCTCACTCCCGCAACGCCCCGGGCCGGGGTCAGGACGGCCACCCTGCTGTGCGCGGCCGCCGCCCTCGTGGCGGGCGCCGTGCCCGCTTCCGCGCAGACGCGCGCCGCACCGGAACCCCTCGTGGTGCTCGACTGCTCCAACGAGGCCCAGGTGCGGCCCGAGGACTACCTGCTGGCGTGCGGTGACGGCAACAGCCGCCTCGTACGACTCGACTGGGAGGACTGGGGCCCGAAGACCGCCACGGCGACCGGCACCAACATGGTGAACGACTGCCGCCCCTACTGTGCGGCCGGTCGGTTCCACCCCCACCCGGTGACCGTGACCTTCAGCAATCCCAAGCCGTGGCCCGCCCACCCCGAGGTGCAGCGGTTCACCACGGTCCGGCTCCTCTACACCGACACCGTGCCCTCCCCCATTCCCAAGGACGTCACGTACAAGCTCTTCTACTGAGCGGGTCCGGGCGTGAGCACGGTGGCGAAGGCCGCACGGGCGCGGAGTCGACGGACCACGCGCGGACACCGGGGACACACGGGGACACACGGGCGCGGAGCCGATGTCGGAGCGCCGCGCCCGTACCGGGAGACGGCGACCCAGAGGCGGCCTGGAGGTTCACAGCGATGACGAAGCGTAAGGCGACCTCGAAGACGGCCGGCGCCGGACCGCCGCTCTCGGCCGAGGACCGCGTGGCCCTCGGACGGGCCGCACGGCGGCGGACGCCCCGTTCCGCACACGGCGAGTTCGACGCGTCCGCGGACCGGACGGACCCGATCGACGTGATCGAGCGGCAGTCCGCCACCCGGGTGCAGGAACTCGTACCGCTCCGCTACGGGCGGATGTCGCAGTCGCCGTTCCGGTTCTACCGCGGTGCGGCGGCCATCATGGCGGGCGATCTGGCCCGCACACCCGATTCCGGTATCCGCGTCCAACTCTGCGGGGACGCTCACCTGTTGAACTTCCGCCTGCTGGGCTCCCCGGAGCGGAACCTGCTCTTCGACATCAACGACTTCGACGAGACGCTGCCCGGTCCGTGGGAGTGGGACGTCAAGCGGTTGGCCGTCAGCCTGGTGATCGCCGCGCGGGAGAACTCCTTCACCGACGACGAGTGCGCCGCGATCGTACGGGCCGGGGTGCGGTCCTACCGCGAGCAGATGCGCCGCTTCGCCGCCATGCGCACCCTCGACGTCTGGTACGCGCGGGTCGACGAGGCGCAGCTCCAGACGGTGGCGGCCGGCGCGCTGCACACGCGCGGTCGCAAGCGCGTCTCCGCGGAACTGTCGAAGGCACGGGGGCGCGACAGCATGCGG
This region of Streptomyces sp. NBC_00513 genomic DNA includes:
- a CDS encoding YceI family protein — encoded protein: MGLTARILTRDGWAVSHAVVTVTDMTGTQVVRAEADAEGAVRDTTALAPGAYTVIVTAVGYAPSASSAIVTAGGRTEVGKVVLARQGGTELPPPGPWTIDPAHSSVGAVAQHLGISSVHGRFTEFTGRIEISPDAVSASRVEARIGAASIDTGNDLRDGHLKSPDFLDVETYPELSYRSTGLTPAGSDRWTVHGELTMRGVVRPVDLDLAYLGTGADPWGGTRAAFRATADLHREDFAMNYNQVVRAGIAAIGTTLKVELDIQAVQGESLPQA